The genome window TCGAAGAACAGATTCGGATTGGTTTTGAAACGGAACAAGGACCGAacccttaaaattatttattttaattcgcaTTTAAATCATAAgttaagaataaattaattttcaaaatcttgaattttctgtgtttaaaaatgtatttgatttaaaaaatcatggttaaaaaaagcaataaaattatttttttttattcaattgaaacAAGGCGTACATATATAAAGCTTTGTTTGGAACCACCGAACCGAATCTTTTGCCAAACTTTgatggtttgcagccttggaaTTGACGACAGCAAGAAGAGGCGGGGACAAACGAAGCGCAACAGTTATTGCCGGTAAGCCTGCCTTTCATTACAGCTTACACCAAACCCCCCTCCTGCcccacaaataattatttcaataacaaCGCACGCACAATCAAAGCAGCTgccaaagaaagaaaaataaaacgagaACTTATCTTACTCCTCTCTCTGTCAGCGCTGTAAGGGCTGTAAGGGAAATCTATTCTCGGGTCGATGGCGACTGTTAAAGGATTTAAGCTGCCGCTACAGTTACCGTTACCGCCGTGTAAATCTGTCAGAACTAACCGCAAGTTAACTTACCCCAACCCCCCAAGCAatgcagctgtgtgtgtgtgtgtctgtgtgtatgagtTTTACCTACATTTGATTTGGCTAATATTTAATGGCTGTTGCTTGTTTTTATGcacattatttgtttgttgagcgaacgcacgcacacacacacacacacacctgtacacgcacacacgcacgcacacacgcaaCAATGTCCGAGACGTTTCACGCGTacgaaaacgaaacgaaatggaaccgaaactgaaactgaaaccgaaaccaaaaacCGAGCAACGGGCGCAACGCTTCAAATTTCTGTTTatcgttgctgctgccgttgccgccgctgctgctgctgttgctgctgctattgacGACGCGCCGTACGATTCGTCCTGCCCGACGACGTGCGTGCTAATAAAACGCCGACGTTGTTCAGACGGCCAGGTTTGCGGCAGCTGCtaacgttgctgctgctgctgttaaacGAGCCCCCCAAAAATTGAGTTGAGTCTCGAGCAAATTGAGTCGAGTTGCGTTCTGAGTTAAACTCAAAACGCTTGTTTATTTTACTCTCTCTTATACAAACATTTACACAAACATACTCACActcaactcacacacatacacatctCGCTCTTTTGGGGCAGCTATACAGTTACTTGCATGGCACCGTTATATCTATGGAGCTTTCCAGCTTCGCCTCATCAAAGAAAAGCTCAAGCAGCGACGGTTTGAGCAGCTGATCGCCCTCTAAACGCTCGCTGCCATTCCAGCGCAGCAGCGACGGTATTTGAGTCAAATTGAACGGATCATGTCGGAATTTATTATTGGTCATATCCTTCCACGCATCACGATTGCCAACATCCACCGTATAGATCAGCGAATCCGGATGAGCATTCTCACGAAACGCAGTCTCCACACTCTGCTCAActacatacaaataataatttattaatcaactattaataataataattattattactcaCCTGCTACACAATCGGGACACCAGCTTCGACCATTGCCGTCCTTTTCGCCAAAGAAATACATGTAAATAAGGCAATTCTTTTTGGCTTGCACTTTGAGTGCATCCATCAATTGCTCGTATCCTGTCAATGGCACGTATTCCGGCATCTTTGCTGATATATTACTCCTACTATATCTGAACTGTAACTGTTTCTAGATTTATCATACGCGTTTTATGAGACTGTTATCGCCTATAGATTGCGTCAATcagccagcagcaacaaatttaagaaatgcCGACATTACCGGCATTCATCACTACGTAAACACGCCctgcagtgttgccagactGCACAATTTGCTAGAGCTGTGACGTGTTGTTCAGATCAAGTTCAAATAAGCGagttaactattttattattcatgaTCAGATTTTAAGTCTTAGAAAtgcagtttattaaaatacacgATCAAATATAATTCTTGTACATTGATAGTTTTGAAACCATagcaattgaataaattaagcaCTATCATTTATGATTGAATGCAACTTAACAAAATCAACTATAAACATCGTTAATAAAGAAGAAAGCAAAATGACAGATTTAGTTCAGTGCTAAAATATACGATAGAACTTATTCAGTAGTTTGAAGAAAAAATCACAGCACTAGTAAAAAACACTTCGTAGCGTTGCCAAGCTGCTCAATTTTCAGTGTTtgctttggtatttttttctgAGCCGTCTGTAGTAATCGATAAAATTGAGTAGACTTTGGTCTTTGAAAAAGTTGGCAGTGCGCATTGATTGAACTGAGCGCCAAACGTGAGTTTGACTTTAATAGtattgaatacattttataagttttttaaatttatgtctgACAGTTTCATTGCCTTGATGGTTGTGGCAGCAGCAATTATGATGGTTATGCCGAGGTCCAGTTCAAATAGGGGGAGAACTATGTCTTTAATTGAACTAATTTGAGTATTCCcgttgaattattaaaaagttgttttttaacATTGTAATTTACATGCTTAAAAAAGAGGTAGATGTTGGGAACAAATGGGACAAATTAGGTGTCTTTCATTGAATTACGGTCAGTGTATCAATATAGTGCGCAAAGAAGTGTAGTCTTCGAAAAAATGCTGATGTAGAAGATCTCCCCTAAAAGAagtttgcaaaaaattaacgCAGCAACTGTGTAAGTTAAAAAGGTACCGAACTGAACGGTATCCTACAATTTCGGGTCCTAGAAATCAAACTGCATCTTAcattttttgagttataaTCATGGTTTCACAGAGGTAACAAGATTTGAAAACAAGTCATATACCGAAATGGGTGTTTTGGGTCAAAATGTTGACAAAATCGATTATAATTTGATggtcaaattgcaaaaaaaagaatgtatgtatatttcactatcatatttaagattttaacaGAACTTGTgctgattttaaaaatgtagtaCAAAAGTGGTCGCGATAACTGCACAAAGTAgctaaaattaaggaaaaccATTTTAGagtacaatttgaattttgtagcGATGTGGCCAATAAAAATACTATGTATTATACTAATAAAAACTTCCTCCCAACGCCCTTGACAGAGTCTGTTTCATgaagttgaaatttaataatgattacaatttgttttaactgcttacagttgttgtcgttacttttaattagttaatattACTACATGCTGTTACAGTTAATTCTTTGATTTAACATTGTCGTTAACGTTAAGTTAAGCGTAATTTGttgctgatttttatattaatttatctaCCCCCCACCTCTCGTCAAGAACATGGAATGCCTacacttcaaaaaaaaaaagagggcTAACTAATACATAaactaaatgcaaatttaactaattatcCTTTTTGGTTTCCACTCCTGTCGTCGTCTCATCAGTTTTTGGGATTggtgttgttgtagctgctgctgttgttgttgtggttgtttcgTCTCCATCTCCAGCTGCTGCCTCCTGCGTCTGCTTCTTGCCACCGGGAACAAATGGACAGACGCCACCCTTGCACTCAAAGGGAAACTCCGGCTCCGACTTGATCACATTCCCCTGTGCGTCCTTCTTCTCCCAGGGATTCCAATAACGCAGCATAATCGGCTGCACGAACTTGTGCCAAATGTAGAGCAACAAAGGGATTATGAAGCACGGCACACACACCATCTTGCTACGTCGGCTTTAAACTGattgaaaattattgcaagtggtattttaactttgtttaaTGCTAATTTGTTGCACACTCACCTTTACAATAAATATCTTCTGATTATTCTATCCAGAGCTGCCAACTTTTCAGAGGAAAAAAGatctgtttctggctggaaagcatccgaaaaatagctgaaaccGAGACGGAACAGCTGATTTCCAAATGTGTtttagtgctgccaacttgttttaaaagTAAGGTCGCAACGACTGTTGACAGAATTTGACCGTTAAAAAAGCCAGTTTTGAAAAAActaatataaagaaaagaggtaaaagataaataaaaaaaaatgctacaaaATTCTAAGCAATCAAAtcacaaagaaaaatttatgatttaaaatataaaatataaaataaataaatttaaaatattagattCTAAAATAGGATTAGCAATAATGTAACCCAAAtcacaaagaaaaattttggaCTTAAATGTTTAGCTATACTTTATAAAACTTTGAAACCTATCGATAGCCGATAAAATAAGCTAAGCTGGCAGCAGTGGTGCACAGACACATCGCTATCGATAGTCCAGTTGTgcagtatttaatttaaaaatactaagcGGCGTATTGCAATAAATCGATAAATGCCttgctttgattttgtttacattgcatttgtaaattgtagttttctaatgtttttatttgttcaacATGAAATCAGCCGATTAATGGACAACGATAGGGAACACCCTCTTTGCAGCAATATTCGCGTCCAGCCTGTAGATTGGTATTCACCCATTGATTGTGGCAGTTCTTGATGAAGAGATAAGCACGCTCCTTGTGGCAATTGTGCCCCAGTGTGGCACAAACAATATTCGCCGAGTTGGGCAAATGCTGCACAATCTGCGGATGAAGAGAGGGAGTCAACTAGTCCActaatgagagagagagagtctgTTCACTTACCGTCTCGAGACATTTGGTCTGACACTGTTTGCGTCCAATGGCGTTGCAGGGAAACATGCGATCCATTTCATTGTGGATCAGCGGCGTCTCCGGCAGACCGTTCTTAATCTGCGAGGAGAGAAAGACGCCGCAGGTGCAGGGCACAGGTTGATTCAACGCTGCCGTTGGCGGCGTCGGTGGCGTTGGCAGTGTATTATCCAAACTGGACTCCGTGGTGCttgttgtgctgctgctgctgctgttgctgccggaCTCCAAGCTGACAGCGAGAGTTGTGCTGCTGTTCGTCCCTGTCTCTGTCGCCGTCTCCGTCTGCCTCTccgttgtggctgctgttctCGGCGTGCTATTTATGATAAACTCCACGGGCACGGGCCAATCCGCCTCTGTAGTCGCCGGACTGTTGGTAGTGCGCAGCTTAAAGCGCTTCTCCTTCATGTAGCTCGTCTTGCCGTACAGTGGCTTCTTGTAGGCAATCTTGCTGGCGTCCACCAGCTGCTCCCAGGCAACTGCAGCCATCAAGAGCAGCAGCATTGCCATCAGTCTTGTACTTCTGTTGCAAGCTAAAGCTTAAGATTGCTGATTAACTGCATCCCTGATAAATCAACTCCACTCACCCATCTTTCTGTTTGTTCTTGCTTGATACTCGATTGACTTCTGATTGAGATTTGCTCAACTCTGCTGCATTTTATGCAGCATTTTTGACATTGTCAGCAGTTTTTTGACCTCCAAACTGAGCTGCAATTGCACTCCATGAAGTTCAAGTTTAGACGCCAACAACTTCGTCAGCGTCATTGCTGTACGGTCTCAGATTTGGGTCAGGGAATTCAAGAAACAGCTGCCACTTTCGGCTTGCATTGCAGATTCTTCCCAAAATTGTCTCATTCATCAGCCAAGTTGGCccctcttctcttctcttctctctttaTGCCCCATCTTGCATTGTTAACCTTTATATCGCCGTGATGCATATCCGCAACATACcgattttacatatatatctcGGAACTGagaattaaaatatgcaatgttttgatttaaagtgTATCTAAAACATGCATGTTATTTAATTGTCTCtcgtttttatattaatatgtttttcaCACTATATATAATTGCCTTTCCCGccaattttgtgatttttttaaatttagcagcccttaaatttttatgttgcaattttcattattattattattttttttttatttaagaaaaaagaattacttcatttattaatttcaaagctttgtattttcaatttttgatgtTCAGTCAATATGATacatatgatattttataatattaacccgaaaatattggaaaaaaaagtgCCAGGagtatttttacttaaaataaaaaatgaatcaagaactttaaaaaactaaatattggaaaaaaaagtgccaggaatatttttacttaaaataaaaaatgaatcaagaaatttaaaaaactaaaaagaattgtaaaaaaaaagcgtttCAAAATCGggttaaacaacaacaagcaaaacaaacagatttttcaataaaactcGACTTTATTACTTGAAGAAAATCTCAAATCGGTTGAATTCTACTCTAGCTGGAAATTTGGAAATTTCCACCTTACAAATTGGCATGTTTAACAATCCAATCACGGTGATAGAAGACCTTGGCATAACCATCAGGATTGCTGCTGCCACAACCATCAATGACAAAGCCAGCAATGCCGATGAGTTGGCCATTCTGGACAGCCGGGCCGCCAGAGTCGCCATTGCAGGCGCCGTTGCCCTCCTTGTGGGCCAAGCAGATCAGGCTGCTGGTGAACATGAAGGTGGAGCTGATGCAGCTCTGCTTGGACAACGAACTGAGCGTATTCCATTGCAGGAAGCGAGGGGAGGGACCCTTTGTGGAGAGACGACCCCATCCGGAGATGAGCACCTGGCTGCCCACTGCAGTATCTGAGCTGGCCAGAGGAATGGCCCTTATCACGGCAGAGTAGCTAAGCGATTTCTCCAGATATAGAATGGCCACGTCATTCAAGAAGTTGCCATAATTCTCATGCACTATGACCTTGGATACCTTGATGACAACTCCGCCGCTCTGGCGATCGACGGATCCGGCACGAATGCTTAGCTGCTTGGCTGGAGTTCTACAGATGAAGTGGAACCATTGTTTAGTTGCTGATCAATTGAGGAGCATTTCTAAAATTACTTACACCTTCAATGTGCCGTCAGTTGCTTCGCTGGTGACGCAGTGGGCAGCGGTCAGGATTACTTGGGGAGCGATAATGCTGCCGCCGCAGATATGGGAGCTTAAGTGGCGCAAGGACACCTGGTGAGGAAACTGCCCCACAGTGGCATCTGCTCCTCCCACAATGCGTCCATCCAGCTGACTATGAGGAGCAGCTGAGGCCAGAGAAAGGGCCAAAGTGGCAACTAGAAGAGTCTTCAACATGGTTAATACTTTGCGATGATTCCCAGAGGATTTCCGATTGCAAATAATGCCTGATCGACAGTTAGAGGAACCTTTTATGGAAGTCGATTCGATCGAATTGACTTTGATATCTTATCAGTTGTTccgattgaattaaaaattggtTTCTCAcgattgaaaaatttaatttatggtgCTCCAAGAACTAATAGATTGGGAATTGCCCCCGATCATAAAGTTACATTCGAGGGATTCTCCCATTATCaagttataaaattgttttcaatggTCCGAATTGATTTGTGATTAAGAATAACAATTAAGATTATAAAGAcatcaatataaaatttatttacgttCTAAGGAAATAGAAcgaaatcaattttcaaacaattaAGGGAAATTCTTTTGTAGGAAAGATATAATTTTGAACAATTCAAACAGATCATCTGAAAACCCAgtcgtttaaaataaaaccattttgtgttttgattttaaaataattattttatatttattatgtcaaaaaaatttgcatttgcatgttTCGTTCGCTGTTTTAAGTTaggacaacaaaaaattgtacaatttacacatttaaaaataagaaggGAGCTCagcaaaactacaaaaaaaaaagaaaaataataataaaataaaaccaaatttgaaatatgacaaaatcgcgattacaaaaatttgttgcatattttttgaaaatacataaaatatatatatttatcgctttcatttaataaacttaaattgtaGTTTGCCTAATgtctaactaaaaaaattgtttgtttcagctcggaaaaattataaaatttgttgtctttttttttgtgtgttttcaaCTTAATTCAAACAATTATGAGAatctttttacaatttatgcttaactaaatagatttatatgtagaattacataaaaagtttaaatttaaatgtaaaaaaaaaatgtatatagtttttttgcagaatgtttttgttgttgtaatcgtatatatgtatatatagtatagctaacaattttgtttatataagcACTTCAGTTGCGAAACTAACAGCTAAACATTGTATTATAATAGATTATGCAATTAGTTTAATGaattctgttttttgttttttttttttgtgtttgtttaaaCTTAATAGTACACGGTAAAACGAAGTCGATGCTCTAATTGTATTGttaactaattgaatttaattaagcttATTTAGGGCGCAAGAGAAAAACGTTGGCCGacaattacaaaatacaattacaatacataataataataaaaataatttgcgctaattataaatgtttttgttttgaattctTCGTTCGTTTATGTTTTACTGGAAGCTGTGAAACGGGTTTTCCCTAcgattaaaaaatgtatataaaattttgttttttgttttctattcttattttttgaattgttcAAAACTTTTGCGCAcacaaattgttattgttattgtgtatgtgtgtgtgagggcgAAACTGTTCACTAACTActtaaaactatatatatatatgtatatatattgtgttTATATACGATATATCATTTACGATATACGATTTCAACGCGCACTGTACAACAAAGATTAAgattaatcatttaaattactaCAATTATtacgtttgttttgttttaaattaaagcttaagttctaggcaaaaaaaaagagattgtTTGGATGTGTTGGAAGGGAGGTAgggaggtgtgtgtgtgattgggTTGGGAATCttgtcgtgttgttgttggattgattaaaagtcaaaaacttTGCTAGCCCTCTGGCTGGCCAATGGGCGCTCTTTGAGTGCTCAtccatcatcattatcatcctGTCAtcattctgtctctctctctggctgCAGTAAGCACAACACCTAGGTGCGCTCATGTCAAATGTAAATGGCCTCGGAACCCTTGTTGGCCTGATGTCCACCGGAGATGTACAAATTGTTGGCCGCCGGCGATTGAACGCCCTCAGACCAATCCGAATTGCTTCGTGGCGATGACGATGACCAATGTCCGGGTGATTCCGGTGATGGCGTCGGATAGCTGTCCAGCGTCTGCACCAGATGCTGTGGCGTATGTCCGCCCGAATGTTGGCTGGGCGGCGTTAGGTACTGATAGAAGGCCTGATTATGCTGTGACGATGGCGACAACATGTTCGTCGATGGCGATGAACCCGACATTGAACTTTGTATTGAAGGCGGATTCATTTGACCCGAGTGAAATGAGTCTGTAAGCGATAACAATTAGTTAATGCATTCGATTAATGTGTGCATTTAATTCAACTTACCCGGAGATCCACAAAATCCATTCAAGTCCAAACCGGCTGAACCGAACTCAAGACCTCCAAtcgcttgttgctgttgctgctgttgttgttgctgctgctgttgctgctgctgttgttgttgctgctgttgttgctgctgctgctgctgctgttgttgctgctgctgctgctgttgcagctgcggAGACAACGTCTGCATTATTGCACTGCTTTTAGCATTATTGGAGGACTGAGGTGCCAGCATGATGCCCATATCGCTGCCCGTGGGCGAAATGATGCCCAGGCTAACGGGTGAACTTTGCGGGCCAAGGGAACCGTTGCCACCACCGAGCAGACTGTTGAGATTGCTGCCAAACTGCTTCTGCTGTGTGGCATGCCGCATTGCCTGTATGTGCGTCGGTGATGTTGGCAAACTGGGTCGCGATTTGGCTGGCGATGGCGAGCCTATGCGAGTATAACAATTCACACATTAGTATAACAATATATAACAAGAGACATGTGAATTCCGTTTGATCTTACCCAGATATGCGTGCGGTGATAGCGCCAAACTGCTTTGCACCGAATGCGGCGGCGATTGATTCGAATAGGGCGGACTGAGTCCCTGCTCGTGACCCCCATTAGCCAAACCGCCTCCAAGGCCACACAGCGTATTTGTGCTGCGTCCCCCGCTCAGGCCCATCGCCTGTCCGTTCAGCATTTCTTGCTGAAATGGCGAGCCCATCGAATAGCCATAGGTGTCCAGCTTAATCATGTCCAGACTGTTGGCTGGCAGTGATTGCAGCGATTGTGCATTCTACAAATTATATGGTATAGAAAATATGATTACTTTCTCATTCAAATAAAGCTATCAAGTATAACAGTTTGTCAATTATATTAGCATAATCATTTTATAGTCAGTTAGAACATTATGTCAAGTATAACAGTATATAACAGCAAGTCGAGTATAACAGTATAACagatttaaagttttgttttcattaagaCGACATGCTCAGCTATGACATTCAACAGCACGAGTATAACAGCATGTCAAGTATAACAGTGTATAACAGCATGTCGAGTATAATAGTATAGcatattttcagttttgtttttatttagacGTACTCAGCTATAACATTCAACAGCATGTCAAGTATAACAGTATATAACAGCATGTCGAGTATAACAGTATAACAGATTtatatttcgttttatttagaCGTGCTCAGCTATAACATTTAACAGCACGAGTATAACAGCATGTCAAGTATAACAGTATATAACAGCATGTCGAGTATAACAGTAtaacagatttttattttgttttagttagACGTGCTCAGCTATGACATTCAACAGCACGAGTATAACAGCATGTCAAGTATAACAGTTGAGCTTTTCTCGATATTTATGCGTCACTTAGTTTATGCAACTTACTGTTATTAGCAGTCAATGTCCATGTAAACCCACTAATAAGTCAAACTGTTATACAGTGAAAGAAATCGACACTTACCTTGATGCAATCCTCATAGCTCGGCGGCTGTTTCGTTCCGTTGTTGTTCGGCGGCGCTGCCATGGCATTCGAGTACATGGAGCTGGTGTCGTAGGGACTCGGCAGATTCACCagattcccattcccattcccattcccgttcgcatttccgtttccggctTGCGCTGTTGACGGCGGCGGCGAGTCCAGATCCGCACAATTGTTCACCGTTGGCCCCGTCGCATTGGCCAGCAGCTGTCCGGCACTTAAGCCGTTCATGGCCTTTTTTGATGCCgcgctattgctgttgttgttgttgttgttgctgttgttgttattgttctgaTTGTTGGCCTTTTTTGAGCTGGCCTTGCGACGCAAACTGCCCATGTTGGCAGCAGGATGATTGCCCGATGCGGCATCCAGACCATTGTCGGGACTATTGCTCTCAATGAGCTTGGCCTTCTTGGCCGCCTTCTGTTTGGCCGCCTGGCTGCTCTGTTTGCCCGCTGCACCGCCGGCAGCGATAACCGTTGGCTGTGTGATCAACTGTGGCTGCTGGCCCGGTGGTGGTGAGCCGATCATCGCCTGTGGCGTCATGCTGATCATTTGCGGGGAGCGTGGCACATGCTCATCGAGCAGTCGGACAATGTCGTGATGCAGTCGCTCGCTGGCAACGTCGCGTGGCAGGCGATCCATGTGATCGGTGATCTCGCGATTGGCAAAGTTATCGAGCAGTGCCTTGCAGGCCTCGTAGCTGCCCTCGCGGGCGGCGAGAAACAGTGGCGTCTCATCCTTGTCATCCTGGGCATCTCGATTCGCATGATGCATCAACAGAATGTTCACCGCCTCCGTGTTATTAACGGCAGCTGCCCAATGCAACGCTGTCTTGCCGGAATTATCGGCTGCATTGATGTCCGCATCGGCAGTGATCAGATCCTCGACCATGCCCTCAATGGCGAGACGGGCGGCAAGGATTAGTGGTGTGGTTCCGTCATGCATGCGTGCATTCAAGTTCGTGGCACGGTTACGCAACAGGATCTGGAATACACCCATGGCATCGGCGGCAACAGCCGCATGCAATGGCGTCCGTCCCGTGTTATCCTGACAATTGGCATCCGCGCCAGCGTCGAGCAATCTCTTGGCCGCATCGGCGCGTGCATAGCGAGCAGCCAGGTGCAGAGATGTCTCACCCGTCTTGTCCATGGTGGCATTGAGTTCGGCGCCCTGCGCCAACAGATCCGAGATCACCTGGGCGGTGCTATCCTCATTGCTCTCCACATCCTCGCCGCTGTCCAGGCCACCGCCACGGACGGCTGCAATCATCAAGGGGGTCAGGCCACAGGGACCACGTGCATCCACATCGTGTTTGCCACCATCCTGATGCGCCGGCGGCGTCATTATGGCACGCACATCCGCCACATCGAGATGTGCCTGCGACCAGACACGTTGATCCGCCTCCTCGTATTCACTGACCATCGTATGATCGCTGGCATAGCCGACACTGGCCAAGCCGGCGACACTGCCGCCACCCAGGCCACCCAATCCGCCCAGGCCGACACTGTTGAGCTGATCGCCACGTTGTCGTTTCGGCTGTGGCATATCCGATTCATCGTCCGACCAATGGCTGCCACCGCCAACTCCAATTCCACCGGGCATCTGATGAGCCTGCGCCTGGGCGAGTCCCACCTGCTTGTTGAGGTTCCTCATCTCCTGGCCGTGTGGATCACGACGACGTCGCGACATGACCGCCGCGGCAGGCGCACGAAAACCTTCGGGGAACCAGGTGACGCCATGTGCCCTCTTTCTCTGGGTGCTGAGCACCATGCCGAAGAAGGCCAACGCAATGATGACCAAAATGATGCCGGTTATAACATATTTGACATTTGCCGGCGACTCGAAATCATCAGCCGACTCTCCGGGACTCCGTACACCACGGACACTATAAATCGGATAACGATTCGCAAACGTATGCTTTGCAGCGGAAGCGGCAAGGAATTCGGCTGCTTCGGTGGCACGATTGAAGCATTCCGTGCACTTGCGATTATCAATCTCCAAGTAGATTTGTATGCCCGTCTGTCCATCCCGTTGGGTGTAGAGTATCTTGTGTTTCCGACCGAATTCCGAGTCCTGTATGTCGGACATGGGTGAGGTGCCCTTCCACGTGAAGATCATGTCATTGCCATCCGCATCCTTTTTCACCCGCACCGTTGTCCTCAGCACGTGACTCATTTC of Drosophila innubila isolate TH190305 chromosome X, UK_Dinn_1.0, whole genome shotgun sequence contains these proteins:
- the LOC117783458 gene encoding follicle cell protein 3C-1, giving the protein MACNRSTRLMAMLLLLMAAVAWEQLVDASKIAYKKPLYGKTSYMKEKRFKLRTTNSPATTEADWPVPVEFIINSTPRTAATTERQTETATETGTNSSTTLAVSLESGSNSSSSSTTSTTESSLDNTLPTPPTPPTAALNQPVPCTCGVFLSSQIKNGLPETPLIHNEMDRMFPCNAIGRKQCQTKCLETIVQHLPNSANIVCATLGHNCHKERAYLFIKNCHNQWVNTNLQAGREYCCKEGVPYRCPLIG
- the LOC117783479 gene encoding UPF0729 protein GD16342; amino-acid sequence: MVCVPCFIIPLLLYIWHKFVQPIMLRYWNPWEKKDAQGNVIKSEPEFPFECKGGVCPFVPGGKKQTQEAAAGDGDETTTTTTAAATTTPIPKTDETTTGVETKKDN
- the LOC117783467 gene encoding thioredoxin domain-containing protein 17, with the translated sequence MPEYVPLTGYEQLMDALKVQAKKNCLIYMYFFGEKDGNGRSWCPDCVAVEQSVETAFRENAHPDSLIYTVDVGNRDAWKDMTNNKFRHDPFNLTQIPSLLRWNGSERLEGDQLLKPSLLELFFDEAKLESSIDITVPCK
- the LOC117783447 gene encoding serine protease SP24D-like — protein: MLKTLLVATLALSLASAAPHSQLDGRIVGGADATVGQFPHQVSLRHLSSHICGGSIIAPQVILTAAHCVTSEATDGTLKVTPAKQLSIRAGSVDRQSGGVVIKVSKVIVHENYGNFLNDVAILYLEKSLSYSAVIRAIPLASSDTAVGSQVLISGWGRLSTKGPSPRFLQWNTLSSLSKQSCISSTFMFTSSLICLAHKEGNGACNGDSGGPAVQNGQLIGIAGFVIDGCGSSNPDGYAKVFYHRDWIVKHANL